The Roseimicrobium gellanilyticum genome contains a region encoding:
- the rfbD gene encoding dTDP-4-dehydrorhamnose reductase, protein MAIPKMADGGRVLIIGAGGRMGAALARQFGHTRSVLGWKRADLDISKPALVREAVRRQDFTTVIYTAGTTNVDRCEEYPEESHATNTETPRVLAEVCREKGARLIHVSTDYVFDGNSPALRKETDLAEPICKYGLHKLEGEHAVLDVSPGFLVLRVSWLFGPDRKSFVDMILERALEHDRVEAIADKVSSPTYSIDLAQWIEPMVDDQRYHGLLHLSNAGATSWREYGQKCLDIASELGLPLKTHTVHGVSRKDFPTFKAQRPEYTAFDTTKFRQLSGTEPRSWEDALQEYLREHVVGELSSKLAAAAGT, encoded by the coding sequence TTGGCCATTCCCAAAATGGCAGACGGCGGCAGGGTTCTTATCATCGGTGCAGGGGGGCGCATGGGCGCGGCTCTCGCGCGGCAATTTGGCCACACACGTAGCGTGTTGGGCTGGAAGCGCGCCGATCTGGACATCTCGAAGCCGGCCCTCGTACGCGAAGCTGTGCGACGCCAGGACTTCACCACGGTGATCTACACCGCAGGCACCACGAACGTGGACCGCTGCGAAGAGTATCCCGAGGAATCCCACGCCACGAACACCGAGACCCCTCGCGTGCTCGCGGAAGTGTGCCGCGAGAAGGGCGCGCGCCTCATCCACGTGAGCACAGACTACGTGTTTGACGGCAACAGTCCTGCCCTGCGCAAGGAAACGGATCTCGCGGAGCCCATTTGCAAATACGGCCTGCACAAGCTCGAGGGGGAGCACGCGGTGCTGGATGTCTCACCCGGGTTCCTCGTCCTTCGCGTGTCCTGGCTCTTTGGTCCGGACAGGAAGAGCTTCGTGGACATGATCCTCGAACGTGCGCTGGAGCATGACCGCGTGGAAGCCATCGCAGACAAGGTGTCCTCCCCCACCTACAGCATCGACCTCGCCCAGTGGATCGAGCCCATGGTGGACGACCAGAGATATCACGGCCTGCTTCACTTGAGCAATGCCGGCGCCACCTCATGGCGTGAATACGGGCAGAAGTGCCTGGACATTGCCTCCGAGCTGGGACTCCCGCTGAAAACCCACACGGTCCACGGTGTATCGAGAAAAGATTTCCCCACCTTCAAGGCACAGCGCCCAGAATACACCGCCTTTGACACCACCAAATTCCGTCAACTCTCCGGCACAGAACCTCGCTCTTGGGAAGACGCTCTGCAGGAGTATCTCCGCGAGCACGTGGTGGGTGAACTAAGCTCCAAGCTGGCCGCCGCTGCCGGCACGTGA
- a CDS encoding DUF2059 domain-containing protein, which produces MKTKLLLLCCCALALPAFALDDTPENRAKEADRYFEAAAPKEMLDEMTTQMAAAVPDAEKAKFKELLTKHFNYESFVKSMKDAMVRHFTATELAALADFYSSDVGKSAMKKMGAYTAEIMPLVQTEILKAQQKAMNDQGGLAAMPPGAAAPQTPSTTVPVAPGAPASTIPSPPGQPTAGQPAQPGFGQPAQGQPQPQPQPQPFPAAPGPVGGIPSSPPEVISATKG; this is translated from the coding sequence ATGAAGACGAAACTTCTTCTCCTCTGCTGCTGCGCGCTCGCGCTTCCCGCTTTCGCTCTCGATGACACGCCCGAAAACCGTGCCAAGGAAGCCGACCGTTACTTCGAAGCAGCCGCCCCCAAGGAAATGCTCGATGAAATGACCACGCAGATGGCCGCCGCCGTGCCGGATGCGGAGAAGGCCAAGTTCAAAGAACTGCTCACCAAGCACTTCAACTACGAGTCCTTCGTGAAGTCGATGAAGGACGCCATGGTGCGCCACTTCACCGCCACGGAACTGGCTGCACTGGCCGATTTCTACAGCTCAGACGTGGGCAAGTCCGCCATGAAGAAGATGGGCGCCTACACAGCGGAAATCATGCCGCTGGTGCAGACCGAGATTCTCAAGGCCCAGCAGAAGGCTATGAACGACCAGGGTGGCCTCGCCGCCATGCCACCCGGGGCTGCTGCCCCCCAGACTCCCAGCACCACCGTTCCTGTAGCGCCAGGCGCACCCGCCTCGACCATTCCCTCACCTCCCGGGCAACCCACCGCTGGACAGCCTGCCCAGCCAGGCTTCGGCCAGCCGGCCCAAGGACAGCCGCAGCCCCAGCCGCAGCCACAACCGTTCCCGGCTGCTCCCGGACCGGTGGGTGGCATTCCGTCCTCCCCCCCGGAAGTGATCTCGGCCACCAAGGGCTGA
- the folP gene encoding dihydropteroate synthase, with protein sequence MSRIWRIRGKDHDLSKRGLIMGVLNVTPDSFSDGGKYFDLESAVAHGLEMVAQGANILDVGGESTRPGADPVDASEEIRRVVPAIQSLRAKTSALISVDTMKADVALAAITAGADIINDVTGFSDPAMIQAAAETGAGLIVMHMQGTPRTMQTHPEYEDVVRDVRDFFVRRLEKLAAAGIPPASVALDPGFGFGKTHEHNLALLRSFSRLRVNDGVLAVGVSRKSMIARLLQNTDPASRYWPTVALTSWLRDAGAEVIRVHDVKPNAEAMRMIEAIQNG encoded by the coding sequence ATGTCCCGCATCTGGCGTATCCGAGGAAAAGATCACGATCTCAGCAAGCGAGGTTTGATCATGGGCGTGCTGAATGTGACGCCGGACTCCTTCTCCGACGGGGGGAAATATTTCGATCTCGAAAGCGCGGTGGCACACGGCTTGGAAATGGTGGCCCAAGGCGCAAACATCCTCGATGTGGGTGGGGAATCCACCCGTCCTGGTGCAGACCCCGTAGACGCCTCCGAGGAAATCCGGCGTGTGGTTCCCGCCATTCAGAGCCTTCGCGCGAAAACGTCGGCCCTCATATCCGTGGACACCATGAAGGCCGATGTCGCCCTTGCGGCGATCACTGCCGGTGCAGACATCATCAATGACGTGACCGGCTTCTCCGACCCCGCCATGATCCAGGCCGCCGCGGAGACTGGCGCAGGGCTCATCGTCATGCACATGCAGGGCACTCCTCGCACCATGCAGACGCATCCCGAGTATGAGGACGTGGTGCGGGATGTGCGTGACTTCTTCGTTAGAAGGCTCGAAAAACTGGCTGCCGCCGGCATCCCTCCCGCGAGCGTGGCATTGGACCCCGGCTTCGGCTTCGGGAAAACCCACGAGCACAATCTTGCCCTCCTGCGCTCCTTCTCCCGGCTGCGCGTGAATGACGGTGTTCTCGCAGTCGGAGTGTCCCGCAAGTCCATGATTGCACGGCTGTTACAGAATACAGACCCCGCCAGCCGGTACTGGCCCACCGTAGCGCTCACGTCCTGGCTGCGAGATGCCGGGGCCGAGGTCATCCGCGTGCACGACGTGAAGCCGAATGCCGAAGCCATGCGTATGATAGAAGCCATCCAGAATGGCTGA
- a CDS encoding MBL fold metallo-hydrolase — MRTLLLAACFGFLTNCAGPGIGKYKDAVVADVPVSPESGVRVTYLGVNGYLLQSSDATVLVDPFFSRPPLRNYLVGEVKPNKDRIDWGMRSFPATVDLILVTHGHIDHLLDVPIIAQRTGAKIVASHTSCNLVKSLNQVPEWQLAPMLKMKPGGKLDLSLQETKNFENVTVQALYTEHDRLCGIELNPGTEDNPPATPPKSAHDWVAGEPLAFIITMGGKRIFISAGMVHAPRQKNLAPVDLAITGVALNDPRSCLAETVRILKPKYVLPSHQDNFFIPAERGFRFSVQSDFEEVKRELPPPTWELGKNLILLDYFRPWTLY; from the coding sequence ATGCGCACCTTGCTTCTGGCTGCCTGCTTTGGTTTTCTCACGAACTGCGCTGGCCCCGGTATCGGGAAATACAAGGATGCTGTCGTGGCGGATGTCCCCGTGTCGCCGGAGTCCGGCGTGCGCGTGACCTACCTCGGCGTGAATGGTTACCTGCTCCAGAGCAGTGACGCCACCGTGCTGGTGGACCCCTTCTTCTCCCGCCCGCCCCTGCGCAACTACCTGGTCGGTGAGGTGAAGCCCAACAAGGACCGCATCGACTGGGGCATGCGCTCCTTCCCCGCCACCGTGGATCTCATCCTGGTGACGCATGGTCATATCGACCACCTCCTTGATGTCCCCATCATCGCGCAGCGCACTGGCGCGAAAATCGTGGCCTCGCACACGAGTTGCAACCTCGTGAAATCACTCAACCAGGTGCCCGAATGGCAGCTGGCGCCCATGCTCAAAATGAAGCCCGGTGGAAAACTCGATCTCTCCTTGCAGGAGACAAAGAACTTCGAAAACGTCACCGTGCAGGCCCTCTACACAGAGCATGACCGGCTCTGCGGGATCGAGCTCAATCCAGGTACCGAAGACAATCCCCCCGCGACGCCACCCAAGAGCGCTCATGACTGGGTGGCAGGCGAGCCCCTCGCCTTCATCATCACCATGGGTGGCAAGCGTATTTTCATCTCTGCCGGCATGGTGCACGCGCCACGGCAGAAGAATCTCGCACCAGTCGATCTCGCCATCACCGGTGTGGCGCTCAATGATCCGCGCTCGTGCCTTGCAGAAACCGTCCGGATTCTGAAACCCAAGTACGTGCTCCCCAGCCACCAGGACAACTTCTTCATCCCCGCAGAACGCGGCTTCCGCTTCAGCGTGCAGTCAGACTTCGAAGAAGTGAAAAGAGAACTTCCGCCGCCCACCTGGGAACTTGGGAAGAATCTCATCCTGCTCGACTACTTCCGTCCCTGGACGCTGTATTGA
- a CDS encoding alpha/beta hydrolase fold domain-containing protein, which yields MTFIARLGLVSLVTAALTTALHAQSPTPTQANVPYGKHTRQVLDFYQTKSPKEPGKPAPLMFFVHGGGWMNGDKANPDFLAKCLESGISVVSINYRLIPNAIEEKIDPPVKACLDDAARALQFVRSKATEWNIDKKRIMGCGGSAGGFTTLWLAYHPDMADPKSTDPIARESTRLLCAITFVPQTSLDPKQMRDWIPNNEYGNHAFSLPSYQAFLDKREALMPWIEKFSPYLLATSDDPPVYLFYDSVPAMGQPAKDPPHSANFGAGLVEKLKSVGAPYEFNYTGAKDVKHPDIFGFFLEYLK from the coding sequence ATGACCTTCATCGCCAGACTTGGCCTTGTTTCCCTGGTTACCGCAGCTCTCACCACCGCGCTGCACGCCCAATCCCCCACTCCCACCCAAGCCAACGTCCCCTACGGCAAACACACGCGCCAGGTTCTGGACTTCTACCAGACCAAATCTCCCAAGGAACCCGGCAAGCCCGCGCCTCTCATGTTCTTCGTCCACGGTGGCGGCTGGATGAATGGCGACAAGGCGAATCCCGACTTCCTCGCGAAGTGCCTGGAGTCCGGCATCTCCGTCGTCTCCATCAACTACCGCCTCATCCCAAATGCCATCGAGGAAAAAATCGACCCACCGGTGAAGGCCTGCCTCGATGACGCCGCACGCGCGCTGCAGTTCGTCCGCAGCAAGGCCACCGAATGGAACATCGACAAGAAACGCATCATGGGCTGCGGCGGCTCCGCCGGCGGCTTCACCACACTCTGGCTCGCGTACCATCCCGACATGGCCGACCCGAAGAGCACGGACCCCATCGCACGCGAATCCACCCGCCTGCTCTGCGCCATCACCTTCGTGCCCCAGACCTCCCTGGACCCAAAGCAAATGCGCGACTGGATTCCCAACAACGAATACGGCAACCACGCCTTTTCACTCCCGAGCTACCAGGCCTTCCTCGACAAACGCGAAGCCCTCATGCCGTGGATTGAAAAATTCTCACCCTACCTGCTCGCCACCTCGGACGACCCGCCCGTGTATCTTTTCTACGATTCCGTGCCCGCCATGGGCCAACCCGCCAAAGACCCACCCCACTCCGCGAACTTCGGCGCGGGTCTGGTGGAAAAACTCAAGAGCGTCGGCGCACCCTATGAGTTCAACTACACCGGTGCGAAGGACGTGAAGCACCCGGACATCTTTGGGTTCTTCCTGGAGTATCTAAAGTAG
- the gap gene encoding type I glyceraldehyde-3-phosphate dehydrogenase — MIKIGINGFGRIGRLVFRAICDQGLLGKEIDVVAVNDLVPADNLAYLVKYDSTQGKAKEEVYSKKSSDSVAEDDVLVVDGHEIKCLAVKEGPAALPWKELGVDIVIESTGLFTEAEKAAGHLKAGAKKVIISAPGKNEDITVVMGVNHEKYDAQKHNIISNASCTTNCLAPIVHVLLKEGFGVEEGLMTTVHSYTATQKTVDGPSKKDWKGGRSAAINIIPSTTGAAKAVGLAIPEVKGKLTGMSFRVPTPTVSVVDLTVKTVKETSYKEICAAMKKASETYLKGILNYTADEVVSTDFIHDSHSSIFDAGSGLELNSRFFKLVSWYDNEWGYSNRCVDLVKYIAAK, encoded by the coding sequence ATGATCAAAATCGGCATCAACGGTTTCGGACGCATCGGGCGTCTTGTCTTTCGCGCCATCTGTGACCAGGGCCTGCTCGGCAAGGAAATCGACGTCGTCGCCGTCAACGACCTCGTGCCTGCCGACAACCTCGCCTACCTCGTGAAGTACGACTCCACGCAGGGCAAGGCCAAGGAAGAAGTGTACAGCAAGAAGTCCAGCGACAGCGTCGCCGAAGACGACGTGCTCGTGGTCGATGGACATGAAATCAAGTGCCTCGCCGTGAAGGAAGGCCCTGCCGCCCTCCCCTGGAAGGAACTCGGCGTGGACATCGTCATCGAGTCCACCGGTCTCTTCACCGAAGCTGAGAAGGCCGCTGGCCACCTCAAGGCTGGTGCCAAGAAGGTGATCATCTCTGCTCCTGGCAAGAACGAAGACATCACCGTGGTCATGGGCGTGAACCACGAGAAGTACGACGCGCAGAAGCACAACATCATCTCCAACGCGAGCTGCACCACGAACTGCCTCGCCCCCATCGTGCACGTGCTGCTGAAGGAAGGCTTCGGCGTGGAAGAAGGTCTCATGACCACCGTCCACAGCTACACCGCCACGCAGAAGACCGTGGACGGCCCGAGCAAGAAGGACTGGAAGGGTGGCCGCAGCGCAGCCATCAACATCATCCCCTCCACCACCGGCGCCGCCAAGGCTGTGGGTCTCGCCATTCCCGAAGTGAAGGGCAAGCTCACCGGCATGTCCTTCCGCGTCCCCACCCCGACCGTCTCCGTCGTGGACCTCACCGTGAAGACCGTGAAGGAAACCTCCTACAAGGAAATCTGCGCTGCCATGAAGAAGGCCAGCGAGACCTACCTCAAGGGCATCCTCAACTACACCGCGGACGAAGTGGTGAGCACCGACTTCATCCACGACAGCCACAGCTCCATCTTCGACGCCGGCTCCGGCCTCGAGCTGAACAGCCGCTTCTTCAAGCTCGTGAGCTGGTACGACAACGAATGGGGCTACAGCAACCGCTGCGTGGACCTCGTGAAGTACATCGCAGCCAAGTAA
- a CDS encoding NYN domain-containing protein — protein MPETLKFLILDGHSVIYAWEDLRKLHLKADKRYLAREELLKRMRTLQDMRGERVVVVFDGIGSVISDSREKDDVQVFYADAGHTADALIEQLAAKYAGTYAIRVCTADRMIWDGVRASGAHWISPDMLRFEVEQAEGEVAKKIGKRR, from the coding sequence ATGCCCGAAACGCTCAAGTTCCTCATCCTCGATGGCCACAGCGTGATCTACGCGTGGGAGGACCTGCGCAAGCTGCACCTGAAGGCGGACAAGCGCTATCTTGCGAGGGAGGAACTGCTGAAGCGCATGCGTACACTGCAGGACATGCGCGGTGAGCGTGTGGTGGTGGTCTTTGACGGCATCGGCAGCGTGATCTCGGACAGCCGGGAGAAGGATGATGTGCAGGTTTTCTACGCGGATGCCGGCCACACGGCGGATGCGCTCATCGAGCAGCTCGCGGCGAAGTATGCGGGCACCTATGCCATCCGGGTGTGCACGGCGGACAGGATGATTTGGGATGGTGTACGTGCCTCCGGCGCGCACTGGATCTCGCCGGATATGCTGCGGTTTGAAGTGGAGCAGGCGGAGGGGGAGGTGGCGAAGAAGATCGGGAAGAGGAGGTAG